The window TGGACCGGCGCCTGAGGGTGGGGACCGGGGACGCGGGGGCGGGCACCCGCGACGCACCGCAGCCGTCCACCCGCCGTCCGGATGATCCTGGTCCGTCCGGCGGCGCGCGACGCATCGTGCGCGGCAGGATCTGCCGGGTGGGGGACGAGCGGGCCGGCGCAGCGGGGCTCCCCCCGCGCGCCCTCGCGGGCCTCGTGGCCCTGTCGCAGGCGCTCGCGCAGCAGCTCTCGCCCGACGACCTCCTGCTCGCCTGCGCCCGCGCGGGGCGCGAGGCCCTCGGCGCGGCCACCGTCTCGGTGTCGCGCTGGGACCGCGAGCTCGGGCTCGTGCGCACGCTGGTGAACGACGGCGAGCTCGCCGACGGCGAGGTGCCGCTGCCGCTCGACGAGGCGTACCCGGTGGCGGAGTACCCCGTGCTCACCGGCTTCGCCCAGCACGGGCACGGCTGGACCACCGCGGAGGACGACCCGGCGCTGACCCCCGCGGAGCGCGCCCACCTCGGCGCGCGGGGCCGCCCGTACGTCCTCGGCGCCCCCGTCGTCCTGCAGGGCCACGCGTGGGGCGAGCTCTACGCGTCCCGGCGGCGCGACCAGCCGCGCTGGGGCGAGGACGACGTGAGCCTGGCCGGGCTCGTCGCCGAGCTCGTCGCGACCGGGCTGCTGCGGGCCGGCGAGCTGGAGCGGGTGAGCCGGCTCGCGTACTCCGACCCGCTGACCGGCCTGGCCAACCGCCGCGCCCTCGACGAGGCCGCGGAGGCGGCCGTGGCCCGGCACCGCGGCGCGGGCGTCCCCGTCGGGGTGGTGCTCTGCGACGTCAACAACCTCAAGGTCGTCAACGACCGCGACGGGCACGAGGTGGGCGACGAGCTCATCGTGGCCTTCTCCGAGCAGCTCTCGGCGGCCGCGAGCCGCGTGCCGGGCGCCCTCGCCGCGCGCCTCGGCGGCGACGAGTTCTGCCTGCTCGTGGAGGGTGCCGTCCCCGACGCCGTCGTCGCGCTGGCCGAGGACGTCGCCGCCGCGGCGCGCTCGCTGCCGGGCGGGTACGGCGTCAGCGTCGGCGTGGCCTGCGTCCCCGACGCGGTCGGTCCCGTGGAGAGCGCGCGCCGCCTGCTGCGCCTGGCCG is drawn from Vallicoccus soli and contains these coding sequences:
- a CDS encoding GGDEF domain-containing protein; protein product: MGDERAGAAGLPPRALAGLVALSQALAQQLSPDDLLLACARAGREALGAATVSVSRWDRELGLVRTLVNDGELADGEVPLPLDEAYPVAEYPVLTGFAQHGHGWTTAEDDPALTPAERAHLGARGRPYVLGAPVVLQGHAWGELYASRRRDQPRWGEDDVSLAGLVAELVATGLLRAGELERVSRLAYSDPLTGLANRRALDEAAEAAVARHRGAGVPVGVVLCDVNNLKVVNDRDGHEVGDELIVAFSEQLSAAASRVPGALAARLGGDEFCLLVEGAVPDAVVALAEDVAAAARSLPGGYGVSVGVACVPDAVGPVESARRLLRLADAAQYRAKRAGSRHAVVAGRPLPLGTAPALPAVPEIEPGVPERRRVFARSQADAGAVLAAATGALDRHRGAGAQERLEVVAGTLAGALDAAGWCVVRAPADGPPAPVALSPGSERLVLPLTADRPAGAAALAGGGATVLTGSPSNDPVLDARLVAAGAAAVVVAGGPERGRDGGGWLLEVVTDEVSAGVQGLAPAVRALVSLAVHG